Proteins encoded together in one Bacteroides ovatus window:
- a CDS encoding chondroitinase family polysaccharide lyase produces MKNSCFIVLFLLGIIPSAFAQLIGFEEEVPEAFTVSGKGEVKISSLFYKEGESSLEWDFQLGSTLDIQIAPLSLNARNEKQFGITLWIYNEKPQQDSIRFEFLNKAGEVSYWFSYRLQAAGWRACWISFEYMQGDKKDKKIVAYRLVAPQRKGRIFLDRLTFPEKKMNLRTTPDQQLPANNGLSNRDLWHWCLVWKWEQQSYDIPLPSKLSSEQKKELKTIEQRLTDFLEVKKAPQGPINAGYKTFEKAAISPSIAGTGFIGTPIVAPDEQDKKKGEMSWNDIETMLSGFAYDAYYNQNETSKKNYFTVFDYAIDQGFAYGSGMGTNHHYGYQVRKIYTTAWLMRDAIYKHPHRDAYLSTLRFWAALQETRQPCSPTRDELLDSWHTLLMAKFISAMMFPDAREQAQALSGLSRWLSSSLRYTPGTIGGIKVDGTTFHHGGFYPGYTTGVLATVGEYIAFTNGTSFELTEDARKHMKSAFIAMRNYCNFYEWGIGISGRHPFGGKMGSDDIEAFANIALSGDLSGQGNTFDRGLAADYLRLIRNSDTPNARFFKKEGIQPAQAPQGFFVYNYGSAGIFRRADWMVTLKGYTTDVWGSEIYTKDNRYGRYQSYGSVQIMGKGNPVSRAGSGFVQEGWDWNRLPGTTTIHLPFDLLDSPLKGTTMARSKENFSGSSSLDGKNGMFAMKLAERDYENFTPDFVARKSVFCFDNRMVCLGTGISNSNADYPTETTLFQTKYNGKEPKVGEDNYWLHDGYDNYYHVVDGTVRAQVAEQESRHEKTREVTKGKFSSAWIEHGKAPKEGTYEYMVLIQPSASDLDELRKTPAYEVLQRDQTAHVVYDKKTGITAYAAFEAYQPATDKVFVAIPAETMVMYAKESDKGIRLSVCDPNLNIEEKTYTTKEPSRPITKEIRLKGHWTLTSPMENVRLEQQGDQTVLTVTCQHGQPVEMLMENK; encoded by the coding sequence ATGAAAAACAGTTGTTTTATAGTATTATTCCTTTTGGGAATCATTCCTTCAGCTTTCGCTCAACTCATCGGATTTGAAGAAGAAGTGCCCGAAGCATTTACAGTTTCCGGAAAGGGAGAAGTGAAAATCTCTTCTCTTTTTTACAAGGAGGGTGAAAGTAGTCTGGAATGGGACTTTCAGCTTGGTTCTACGCTGGACATTCAAATTGCTCCTTTATCGTTGAATGCGAGAAATGAGAAGCAATTCGGCATTACCTTGTGGATTTATAATGAGAAACCGCAGCAGGATTCTATTCGTTTTGAGTTTCTGAATAAGGCAGGAGAAGTCTCTTATTGGTTCTCTTATCGTTTACAGGCAGCAGGTTGGCGGGCTTGTTGGATCTCTTTTGAGTATATGCAAGGAGATAAGAAAGATAAGAAAATCGTAGCCTATCGACTGGTTGCCCCGCAACGGAAAGGACGTATCTTTCTTGATCGTTTGACTTTCCCCGAAAAGAAAATGAATCTTCGTACTACTCCCGACCAGCAGTTGCCTGCCAATAATGGATTGTCTAATCGTGACCTATGGCATTGGTGTCTCGTGTGGAAATGGGAACAACAGTCGTATGATATCCCTCTGCCTTCTAAATTGTCAAGCGAACAAAAGAAAGAATTGAAGACTATCGAACAACGTTTGACTGACTTTCTGGAAGTGAAAAAGGCTCCGCAAGGACCGATTAATGCTGGCTATAAAACATTTGAGAAAGCGGCTATCAGTCCATCCATCGCCGGAACGGGATTTATAGGAACTCCTATTGTTGCTCCTGATGAACAGGACAAGAAGAAAGGAGAAATGTCATGGAACGATATTGAAACGATGCTTTCCGGCTTTGCCTATGATGCTTATTATAACCAGAACGAAACATCAAAGAAAAACTACTTTACTGTATTCGACTATGCTATCGATCAGGGATTTGCATACGGTAGCGGTATGGGTACCAATCATCATTATGGTTATCAGGTACGTAAGATATATACAACTGCCTGGCTGATGCGTGATGCTATCTATAAACATCCTCATCGGGATGCTTATCTCTCCACATTGCGTTTTTGGGCGGCTCTGCAAGAAACTCGTCAGCCATGCTCTCCAACACGTGACGAATTGTTGGATTCCTGGCACACGTTATTGATGGCGAAATTTATTTCCGCTATGATGTTTCCCGATGCAAGAGAACAGGCGCAAGCGTTGAGTGGTTTGTCACGTTGGCTATCTTCTTCTTTGCGTTATACTCCGGGAACGATCGGTGGTATAAAGGTAGACGGTACGACTTTCCATCATGGCGGTTTCTATCCGGGATATACCACTGGAGTACTTGCGACTGTAGGAGAATATATTGCATTTACCAATGGTACAAGCTTTGAACTGACAGAAGATGCGCGCAAACACATGAAATCAGCCTTTATTGCTATGCGCAATTATTGCAATTTCTATGAATGGGGCATCGGAATCAGTGGCCGTCATCCTTTTGGAGGGAAGATGGGAAGCGATGATATCGAAGCATTTGCCAATATCGCTTTATCCGGCGATTTGTCCGGTCAGGGAAATACGTTTGATCGTGGTCTGGCTGCTGACTATTTACGTCTGATACGCAATAGTGATACTCCGAATGCGCGTTTCTTCAAGAAGGAAGGTATTCAACCGGCACAGGCTCCACAGGGATTCTTCGTTTACAACTATGGTTCGGCAGGCATTTTCCGTCGTGCAGATTGGATGGTGACATTGAAAGGATATACCACTGACGTATGGGGTTCTGAAATTTATACGAAAGATAACCGTTACGGACGTTATCAGAGTTATGGCTCCGTGCAGATTATGGGGAAAGGAAATCCCGTGTCACGTGCCGGAAGCGGTTTTGTGCAGGAGGGATGGGACTGGAACCGTTTGCCGGGTACAACTACCATTCATTTGCCTTTCGATTTGCTTGATAGCCCATTGAAAGGAACGACTATGGCACGCTCCAAAGAGAATTTCTCCGGAAGCAGTTCTTTAGATGGTAAAAATGGAATGTTCGCTATGAAATTGGCAGAACGGGATTATGAGAATTTCACACCAGACTTTGTGGCCCGTAAATCCGTATTCTGTTTTGATAACCGGATGGTTTGCCTGGGAACAGGTATTTCGAACTCCAATGCGGATTATCCTACGGAAACGACTCTTTTCCAGACAAAATATAATGGTAAGGAGCCCAAAGTAGGAGAGGATAACTATTGGCTTCATGATGGTTATGACAATTATTATCATGTAGTGGACGGAACCGTTCGCGCACAGGTGGCAGAACAGGAATCACGGCACGAAAAGACGCGTGAAGTTACTAAGGGAAAATTTTCTTCTGCCTGGATAGAACATGGCAAGGCGCCGAAAGAGGGGACTTATGAATATATGGTATTGATACAGCCTTCTGCTTCCGATCTCGACGAACTGCGCAAAACTCCTGCATACGAGGTGTTGCAACGGGATCAGACAGCTCACGTTGTTTATGATAAAAAGACTGGTATCACGGCGTATGCTGCTTTTGAAGCTTATCAGCCTGCCACTGATAAAGTGTTCGTGGCTATTCCTGCGGAAACAATGGTGATGTATGCAAAAGAATCTGATAAGGGGATCCGTTTAAGCGTCTGTGATCCGAATCTGAATATAGAAGAGAAGACGTATACAACGAAAGAACCCAGTCGTCCTATTACTAAGGAGATACGGCTTAAAGGGCATTGGACATTGACAAGTCCGATGGAAAATGTCCGGTTGGAACAGCAGGGAGATCAGACCGTACTGACGGTAACTTGTCAGCATGGACAGCCGGTTGAAATGCTCATGGAAAATAAATAA
- a CDS encoding Cof-type HAD-IIB family hydrolase has translation MKYKLIVLDLDGTLTNSKKEITPRNRETLIRMQEQGIRLVLASGRPTYGIVPLANELRMNEFGGFILSYNGGEIINWETQEMVYENVLPNEVVPVLYECARTHQLSILTYDGAEIITENSQDPYVLKEAFLNKMAVRETNDFLTDITLPVAKCLIVGDSDKLIPLEAELCLRLQGRINVFRSEPYFLELVPQGIDKALSLAVLLKEIGVAREEVIAIGDGYNDLSMIKFAGLGIAMGNAQEPIKKAADYITLSNEEDGVAEAINKFCNQQ, from the coding sequence ATGAAATACAAACTTATCGTGCTCGATCTTGACGGCACACTCACCAACTCTAAAAAGGAAATCACTCCCCGCAACAGGGAAACTCTGATACGTATGCAAGAGCAAGGAATACGACTGGTATTAGCTTCCGGTCGACCTACTTATGGTATTGTGCCATTAGCTAATGAGTTACGTATGAATGAATTCGGTGGATTCATCCTGTCCTATAACGGAGGAGAAATCATTAATTGGGAAACACAAGAGATGGTATATGAAAATGTGTTGCCTAATGAAGTTGTTCCAGTGCTCTACGAATGTGCCCGTACCCATCAACTAAGTATATTAACCTATGACGGAGCAGAGATAATAACCGAAAACTCTCAAGATCCATACGTATTAAAAGAGGCCTTTCTCAATAAAATGGCAGTTCGGGAGACAAATGACTTCCTGACAGACATCACGCTTCCCGTAGCCAAATGCCTCATCGTAGGAGATTCCGATAAACTGATTCCACTTGAAGCCGAACTTTGTCTCCGGCTGCAAGGTCGCATTAATGTTTTCCGTTCAGAACCCTATTTTCTCGAATTAGTCCCGCAAGGTATCGACAAGGCTCTTTCTTTGGCCGTCCTGTTAAAAGAAATAGGAGTAGCACGTGAAGAAGTTATAGCCATAGGTGATGGCTATAATGACCTATCCATGATTAAGTTTGCAGGATTGGGGATTGCCATGGGAAATGCTCAAGAACCTATAAAAAAAGCAGCAGATTACATCACCCTGAGTAACGAAGAGGACGGTGTAGCAGAAGCAATCAATAAGTTTTGCAATCAACAATAG
- the cysS gene encoding cysteine--tRNA ligase, whose amino-acid sequence MEHQLTIYNTLDRKKELFVPLHAPHVGMYVCGPTVYGDAHLGHARPAITFDVLFRYLTHLGYKVRYVRNITDVGHLEHDADDGEDKIAKKARLEELEPMEVVQYFLNRYHKAMEALNVLSPSIEPHASGHIIEQIQLVQKILDAGYAYESEGSVYFDVAKYNKDYHYGKLSGRNLDDVLNTTRDLDGQSEKRNPADFALWKKAQPEHIMRWPSPWSDGFPGWHAECTAMGRKYLGEHFDIHGGGMDLIFPHHECEIAQSVASQGDDMVHYWMHNNMITINGTKMGKSLGNFITLDEFFTGTHKLLAQAYTPMTIRFFILQAHYRSTVDFSNEALQASEKGLQRLMEAIDALDKITPSSTTSEGINVKELRAKCYEAMNDDLNTPIVIAQLFEGARIINNIIAGNATISAEDLKDLKETFHLFSFDIMGLKEEKGSSDGREAAYGKVVDMLLEQRMKAKANKDWATSDEIRNTLTALGFEIKDTKDGFEWRLNK is encoded by the coding sequence ATGGAACATCAACTTACCATTTACAACACCTTAGATAGAAAGAAAGAGTTGTTTGTACCGCTTCATGCACCTCATGTAGGCATGTATGTGTGCGGACCGACTGTTTACGGAGATGCCCATTTAGGACACGCCCGTCCGGCTATAACCTTCGATGTATTATTCCGCTATCTCACCCACCTAGGATATAAAGTACGCTACGTACGAAATATTACCGACGTAGGTCATCTGGAACACGATGCCGATGACGGAGAAGACAAGATTGCCAAGAAAGCACGTCTGGAAGAGTTGGAACCAATGGAGGTTGTTCAATATTTCCTGAACCGCTATCATAAAGCAATGGAAGCGTTGAATGTACTTTCTCCAAGCATTGAGCCACATGCTTCAGGACATATCATTGAACAAATCCAACTGGTACAGAAGATTTTGGATGCCGGATATGCCTATGAAAGCGAAGGCTCCGTCTACTTCGATGTAGCCAAATACAATAAAGATTACCACTACGGAAAACTTTCCGGACGTAATCTGGACGACGTATTAAATACCACCCGTGACCTCGACGGACAAAGCGAAAAACGCAATCCCGCCGACTTCGCCCTTTGGAAAAAGGCACAACCTGAACATATCATGCGCTGGCCGTCTCCATGGAGCGACGGTTTCCCCGGATGGCACGCCGAATGTACCGCTATGGGACGTAAATACCTGGGTGAACACTTCGATATTCACGGAGGAGGAATGGACTTGATTTTCCCTCACCACGAATGTGAAATCGCACAATCGGTAGCTTCACAAGGCGATGACATGGTTCACTACTGGATGCACAACAACATGATTACCATCAACGGAACCAAGATGGGTAAATCACTTGGCAACTTCATCACTCTGGACGAATTCTTCACCGGTACTCATAAGCTGCTGGCGCAAGCCTATACACCAATGACAATCCGTTTCTTCATCCTGCAAGCTCATTACCGCAGCACGGTAGACTTTAGCAATGAAGCACTGCAAGCATCCGAAAAAGGCCTGCAGCGTCTGATGGAAGCCATTGACGCATTGGATAAGATAACTCCCTCATCGACAACTTCAGAGGGAATCAACGTGAAAGAACTGCGCGCTAAATGCTACGAAGCAATGAATGACGACTTGAATACACCGATTGTCATCGCACAGCTTTTCGAAGGCGCCCGCATTATAAACAATATCATTGCCGGTAATGCCACCATCTCCGCCGAAGACCTGAAAGACCTGAAAGAAACATTTCATCTGTTCAGTTTCGACATCATGGGATTGAAAGAAGAAAAAGGCTCTTCAGATGGTCGTGAAGCAGCTTACGGCAAGGTAGTAGATATGTTACTGGAACAACGTATGAAAGCGAAAGCCAACAAAGACTGGGCTACTTCCGACGAAATCCGCAACACACTGACAGCACTCGGATTTGAAATCAAAGATACCAAAGACGGTTTCGAATGGAGACTGAATAAATAA
- a CDS encoding DUF4955 domain-containing protein — MKNRSITYLLLFGICSMLAIMQSCQKTDDLEADINSLKDRVAALEKATEGLNTSFASLQALMQKNKVIIGITPTKDGLGYLLELSDGTSIKVMESEAVQASVPEFSVDEEGYWIYKTSNNTNFKYLPGADGEKVSAWPRDEEGNVVATPLISVSSSGYWQVSYDNGQTYTSLGTKAEGGSQGGTSIFSKVEYNEANHTFSFTLSDGGKTYTFPVDDTFGLIIYGLNDADSEQTVQVFAPNENHKEYKVEQNDVQQAVVQAPKGWNVLLSENLLTITPQATATKDMEETIKIVLTSSKNYIRIVSIEVKQLSSEAGAEAWQQFVNADQQNVLLDFSYAGYKHGEIAPPETETLIAQGYKVYDVTDPKYGAIPNDGKSDRAAFMKVLEEIASETKQEDLNMTDRYIKENAKAIIYFPEGNYILQDEDSKDRRIRISMSDIVLKGAGRNKTTLEMTAANNSPKPTEEMWNAPVMMEFKHNTGLKESIGVITEDAPIGSRTITASLTGVSAGSWVCLVLENTDDNVINSELYPHKWEDIKIQQGGTPNIKTKGIQIYEYHQIEKISGNSVTFKEPIMHAINKDWGWNVHKFANYANVGVEDLTFKGHAKEKFIHHGSDIDDGGFKLIDFVRLTNSWMRRVNFESVSEAMSITNSANCSAYDITIGGNRGHASIRSQASSRIFIGKVTENSNGYTLRKGEGESTLMEYKTNVGQYHACGVSKQSMGAVIWNVRWGDDSCFESHATQPRATLIDCCSGGFMHWRQGGDSAQMPNHMENLTIWNFYATNAQTDQDIDTGGKFTWWDGNGFWWKFMPPIIVGFHGSPLDFDDTQMKRLESNGTAVEPYSLYEAQLRKRLGYVPSWLSSLK; from the coding sequence ATGAAAAACAGGAGCATTACCTACCTATTACTATTTGGTATTTGCAGCATGTTGGCAATCATGCAATCGTGCCAGAAAACAGATGACCTGGAAGCAGACATCAATTCTCTGAAAGACCGTGTCGCTGCTTTGGAAAAAGCAACGGAAGGACTGAATACTTCATTTGCCAGTCTGCAAGCCCTTATGCAAAAAAACAAAGTCATTATCGGAATTACTCCGACTAAAGATGGTCTGGGATATTTGCTGGAACTTAGTGACGGAACAAGCATTAAAGTCATGGAAAGTGAAGCAGTACAGGCGTCTGTCCCTGAATTTTCCGTAGACGAAGAAGGCTACTGGATATATAAAACAAGTAATAATACTAATTTCAAATATCTGCCAGGAGCCGATGGAGAGAAAGTATCAGCATGGCCCCGTGATGAAGAAGGCAATGTGGTGGCAACTCCATTAATCAGCGTATCTTCCAGTGGATATTGGCAAGTGAGCTACGATAATGGACAAACGTATACAAGCTTAGGAACTAAGGCCGAAGGTGGAAGTCAGGGAGGAACCAGTATATTCAGTAAGGTAGAATATAATGAAGCAAACCATACTTTCTCATTCACATTATCCGATGGAGGAAAAACATATACCTTTCCGGTAGATGACACCTTTGGACTGATAATTTATGGTCTCAATGATGCCGACAGCGAACAAACTGTGCAGGTTTTCGCCCCCAATGAGAATCATAAGGAATATAAAGTAGAACAGAATGACGTACAACAAGCCGTAGTACAAGCTCCCAAAGGATGGAATGTTCTTTTATCCGAGAACTTGTTAACTATCACACCACAAGCAACTGCGACAAAGGATATGGAAGAAACTATTAAAATTGTACTGACTTCATCAAAGAATTATATCCGTATTGTATCTATTGAAGTTAAACAACTTTCCAGCGAAGCCGGAGCAGAAGCCTGGCAGCAGTTTGTTAACGCTGACCAACAGAATGTGTTATTAGACTTTTCATACGCCGGATATAAACATGGTGAAATAGCACCTCCTGAAACAGAAACATTAATAGCACAAGGATATAAAGTATATGATGTTACAGATCCCAAATACGGAGCTATCCCAAACGACGGCAAATCTGACAGAGCAGCTTTCATGAAGGTATTGGAAGAAATAGCAAGTGAAACAAAGCAAGAAGACCTCAATATGACCGACCGATATATCAAGGAAAATGCTAAAGCTATTATCTACTTCCCCGAAGGAAATTATATCCTGCAAGATGAGGATTCTAAAGATCGCAGAATTCGTATATCAATGAGTGATATTGTTTTAAAAGGAGCCGGAAGAAACAAAACAACACTCGAAATGACTGCTGCAAATAATTCTCCGAAACCAACAGAAGAAATGTGGAATGCTCCTGTCATGATGGAGTTCAAACACAATACAGGATTAAAAGAATCAATAGGTGTTATCACTGAAGATGCTCCCATAGGCAGCAGAACCATAACAGCCAGTTTAACCGGAGTAAGCGCAGGCAGTTGGGTATGCCTTGTATTGGAAAATACGGATGACAATGTAATTAACTCCGAATTATATCCACACAAATGGGAAGATATTAAGATACAGCAAGGCGGTACTCCCAATATCAAGACAAAAGGGATTCAGATATACGAATATCATCAGATTGAGAAAATCAGTGGTAATAGTGTCACCTTCAAAGAGCCGATCATGCACGCCATCAATAAAGATTGGGGATGGAATGTACATAAATTCGCCAATTATGCCAATGTGGGTGTAGAAGACCTTACATTCAAAGGACATGCCAAAGAAAAATTCATCCATCACGGCTCTGACATTGACGATGGTGGTTTTAAGCTCATCGATTTTGTGCGTCTGACCAATTCGTGGATGCGCCGGGTTAATTTTGAGAGTGTTAGTGAAGCCATGTCAATCACAAATTCTGCCAACTGTTCTGCTTATGACATCACTATTGGCGGTAATCGTGGACACGCCTCTATCCGTTCACAGGCTTCTTCCCGTATCTTTATTGGAAAAGTAACTGAAAACAGCAATGGCTACACACTTAGAAAAGGAGAAGGTGAAAGCACATTGATGGAATATAAAACGAACGTTGGCCAATATCACGCTTGCGGCGTTTCAAAGCAAAGTATGGGTGCTGTAATATGGAATGTTAGATGGGGAGATGATTCTTGCTTTGAATCACATGCCACACAGCCACGTGCAACACTAATCGACTGCTGTTCCGGTGGTTTCATGCATTGGAGACAAGGAGGAGACTCTGCTCAAATGCCTAATCACATGGAGAATCTGACAATATGGAATTTCTACGCAACAAATGCACAAACAGACCAGGACATCGATACAGGAGGTAAATTTACCTGGTGGGATGGTAACGGCTTTTGGTGGAAATTTATGCCTCCTATCATTGTCGGTTTCCACGGAAGTCCTTTAGATTTTGATGATACTCAAATGAAGCGGCTCGAAAGTAACGGAACTGCTGTGGAACCATATTCACTCTATGAGGCTCAATTACGTAAACGTTTGGGATATGTTCCTTCCTGGCTATCCTCTTTAAAATAA
- a CDS encoding PL29 family lyase N-terminal domain-containing protein, with product MKKVWSMFMLLAVCLVACTNIDDLEDDVDALKKRVTALETQVRDINSNTEALRELYNEGTFITNIEEKSDSYTLTLSNGKTVNLYMKNDNNLLCPIIGIDSEGYWTVLYNKNETPERLTVNGQPVKANGESGKTPTFNVDSEGYWQVSYDGGKNYSYIYKEGTNDKVSATGDGSAPTEDKNFKSVTVENNELVLVLAGEDAPTIRIPIVRDFECSFAAEDLKQVQEFSAGEVKEFTMTVRGVENTMITAPEGWSAKFSKEAGKENVLVVTAPASSAKMMTRATADNSTDIAVLATSGKYAMIAKIQVSIKNRTDYKADFDNGKDITIGGITINNQIYSDADIQILDATDADVALDTYFSATMSKPVILFLTGTAHNFTTAGVKSISNDVIIIGQYDDEQVTLRPANCWKSCKGKLLFKNIKIDLSDLNGGSNAGYFINNAGITNSGDFTDICFDNCLIANVLKPIYYDAAQKGYFGINNISVQDTRIEVNAIKIALINIYKGFNLGDYKTFNFKNNIVYSQTPQEGVQILNWAAGNTPQSDGVLSAEILNNTFVNMVGSNIFFRYQKGTSLTISKNIFDVSPEAEFGSYYYSFLESCTPQIDVTDNIVYGLTKNWNYYHTGSQVKEPASSNNITKHATAPITQYDYVNGIFTLASDVAGYGATIE from the coding sequence ATGAAAAAAGTATGGAGTATGTTCATGTTATTGGCTGTATGCCTGGTAGCATGTACCAACATTGACGATTTGGAAGATGATGTAGACGCACTGAAAAAGCGCGTTACCGCACTCGAAACACAAGTACGTGATATAAATAGTAATACTGAAGCTCTTCGCGAACTTTATAATGAAGGAACATTTATTACTAATATAGAGGAAAAGTCTGATTCCTACACACTCACTTTGAGCAATGGAAAGACAGTAAATCTATATATGAAAAACGATAATAACCTGTTATGCCCTATTATCGGTATTGATTCAGAAGGCTACTGGACTGTTCTTTACAACAAAAATGAAACTCCGGAGCGTCTGACTGTAAACGGACAACCTGTGAAAGCTAATGGAGAGAGTGGCAAGACTCCTACATTCAATGTAGATAGTGAAGGTTACTGGCAGGTTAGCTATGACGGAGGAAAGAATTATAGTTATATATACAAAGAAGGAACTAACGACAAAGTCAGCGCAACCGGTGACGGTTCTGCTCCGACAGAAGACAAAAACTTCAAGAGTGTAACAGTAGAAAACAACGAACTGGTCTTAGTACTTGCAGGTGAAGATGCTCCAACCATACGTATCCCTATCGTTCGTGATTTCGAATGTAGTTTTGCAGCCGAAGATTTAAAACAAGTACAGGAGTTTTCGGCAGGTGAAGTGAAAGAGTTTACCATGACCGTGAGAGGAGTAGAAAATACAATGATTACTGCTCCCGAAGGCTGGAGTGCTAAATTCTCTAAGGAAGCTGGAAAAGAAAATGTATTGGTTGTTACTGCTCCTGCATCAAGCGCAAAGATGATGACTCGTGCAACAGCTGATAACAGTACTGATATTGCGGTATTGGCAACAAGTGGAAAGTATGCTATGATTGCAAAGATTCAGGTTAGTATCAAGAATCGTACGGATTATAAGGCTGATTTTGATAATGGTAAAGACATTACTATCGGCGGCATCACCATCAACAACCAAATTTATTCAGATGCTGACATACAAATATTGGATGCAACAGATGCCGATGTAGCACTTGATACTTACTTTAGTGCCACAATGAGTAAACCAGTTATACTGTTCCTCACAGGTACAGCACACAATTTTACCACAGCCGGAGTAAAATCAATCAGTAATGATGTTATTATCATCGGTCAATATGATGACGAGCAAGTAACACTTCGTCCTGCTAATTGCTGGAAATCATGCAAAGGAAAGCTACTTTTTAAGAATATAAAAATAGATTTAAGTGATCTCAATGGAGGTAGCAATGCAGGTTACTTCATAAACAATGCAGGTATTACCAACAGTGGAGACTTCACTGACATATGCTTTGACAACTGTCTGATTGCGAATGTCTTGAAACCAATTTATTACGATGCAGCACAAAAGGGATATTTTGGTATAAATAACATTTCTGTTCAAGACACTCGTATTGAAGTTAATGCTATAAAAATTGCCTTGATAAATATATATAAAGGTTTCAATTTAGGAGATTATAAAACTTTCAACTTCAAGAACAATATTGTGTATAGCCAGACACCTCAAGAAGGCGTACAAATATTAAATTGGGCTGCAGGCAATACTCCTCAATCAGATGGTGTACTTTCTGCCGAAATTCTAAATAATACTTTTGTCAACATGGTAGGTAGCAATATATTCTTCAGATACCAAAAAGGAACATCATTGACTATAAGCAAGAATATCTTTGACGTAAGTCCAGAAGCAGAATTCGGCTCCTACTATTATTCTTTCTTAGAAAGTTGCACGCCTCAAATAGATGTAACCGATAATATCGTATATGGCTTAACCAAAAATTGGAATTATTATCATACAGGTTCTCAAGTTAAAGAACCAGCAAGCAGTAATAACATAACCAAGCACGCAACAGCTCCTATTACTCAATATGATTATGTAAATGGAATATTTACATTAGCTAGCGATGTAGCCGGTTATGGAGCAACAATTGAATAA